Genomic window (Musa acuminata AAA Group cultivar baxijiao chromosome BXJ1-9, Cavendish_Baxijiao_AAA, whole genome shotgun sequence):
TAAAAACCTACCACTTTGGAGGTATAAGGTAAAACGACCCGCGTAAGAAGAAATTCATCATGACCAATGTGCAAGTTAAGAAAAACCGACCCACGTGTGAAATCCACCATAAGTTGGAAAAACCTGACTCGTGTGAGAAGAAATATGCCATGATGAAGGAGTAGGGCAAAATGTGCTTGAGGCGCATGAGTTAGAAAAAATCAACTCGTGTGAGTAGAAATATGTCATGGCAGGGACACAAGGAAAAAATGTGCCCGAGACATATGGGTTGGAAAAACCCGACTCGTGTGAGTAGAAATCCACTATGATGGAGGTACTAAGTAAAATGTGTTTGAGGCATGTGAGTCAAAAAAACATAACCCATGTAAGAAAAAAACTATCACAATGGAGGAGTACGACAAAATGTGCTTGAGACATATGAGTCAAAAAATCCCAACTTGTATAAGAAGAAATCTGCTATAATGGAGGCATAGGGCAAAATGTGCCTATGACACGTAAGTCGGAAAAATCTGACCTACTAAGGAGAAATCTGTCATGATAGAGGCGTATGGCAAAATATGTCCGAGACACGTAAGTCAGAAAAACCTATAACCTGTGTGAGAAATTCGTCACGGCAAAAGCATAGGACAAAATATGCTTGAGACGTGTAAGTCATAAAAACTCAACCCACATTAGAAAAAATCCGTCACGACGGAGGCATAGGGCAAAATGTGTTTGTGGTgtgtgagttaggaaaacccgaCTCACGTGACGAGAAATCCGTTATGGTGGAGGCATAGAGAAAAATGTGCTTTAGGTGCATAAGTCGAGAAAATCCATCCTATGTAAGGAAAAATTTGTCACGATAAAGGCGTAAGGCAAAATACGTCCGAGGCATGTGAGTCACAAAAACCCACATGAGAAAAAATCCGTTATGATGAAGGCGTAGGGTAAAATATGCCCGAGGTGCGATAGTCGAAAAAATCCGACTCGTGTGAGAAGAAACCCACCACGGCATATTTATAAGACAAAACATGTCCGAGGTATGTGAGTTGGAAAAACTCAATTCGTGTGAAAAAAAATCTATCACGATAAAAACTCGGGACAAAATGTGTCAGAGACACGTAAGTCGGAGATATAGACTCGAATATGACACCTAATATCTGTATGATTACATATCGGTATGTTCTaactttataaattataaatatgacaTAGTTGAGAAAAAAAAGACTCCACATATTTTGAGCAGTTCGCCAATGTTAGAATACACTCACCCAATGTTAGAATAATATGGGTTTTATACACCTAAAATGCATGCAGCAGCGTAAGAGAAGTCATTAGCGAGTTTCCCATCATGAAAGGTAGCGCCAACCACATAGAAACAGAGCATCTCCCTTAAAGAGAAAAGTCCCAAGCGTAGTAACGTTGGGAGTGATGCTGCTCTGCTCAAGATATAAAGATCTTGCTACACTAATTCTCCCATTAATGCTTGAAAcagttgatctctctctctctctctctctcttgacgtGGGATGGAGGAAGCCATGCGTTACAAACGGGATCGAAACTCCAACTAGCGGTTGGAAACCGAAGAAGGTGGGGATGGGGAGGAGAGGGTATTGCGGCCGTTTAAGCAACTCCATCAGCCTCATTCCTTCAATTTAAGTTCATATCTCAGTTATATACGCATTTTCCTCTATTTTTATGGATGAATGCACACAAAACCACTCCAAAACAGAGGACAGAGAAGAAATCTGGATTAGCAAGAGATGAAGCTTTTTCTTTTGCTACCCTTCATCTGTTGTTACTCCATCGCCGATGCCCAGTGCAGGAGTGGAGTGAGCTCCGGCACCTTCAATGTGTTGCATTACGGTGCCCGAGCCAACGGATTCAGCGACGATAGCAAGGTCGCACCACTTTGTCTTGGGTGATCCTGCATCAACCACTCTGTCTCACACCAAATGCTTTacgttctcttcttcttcttcttcttctcccttgtgTTCAATCGATTGTTCCTGGCCTCCTTGTCTCTGTGACGATTCAGGCGTTCATGGCAGCGTGGAAGGCGGCATGCGCTGCAAGCGGTAACGTCAAGCTCCATATACCCAGAGGGAAGTACCTTGTCGGCCCCGTCAAGTTCGATGGCCCTTGCAGAAATGTTCACTCCATCACGGTTTACATGCAGGTCGAAGTGCATCCGATGACAGGCATAGTAAATGAGATCCGTCTTCCTGTTGATCTGATATGCTGTGCTGCAACAGGGGTACTTGAAGGCCTCCACCGACCTGAGCAAGTATGTCGAAGGTGACGACTGGATACAGTTTGGACATGTAGATAAGTTGAACTTGACAGGGGGAGGCACCTTCGATGGTCAAGGAGCTGTATCCTGGCCCTTCAACAAGTGCCCTAGGAAGAAGAACTGCAGAGTTCTCCCCACGGTAAGCCCCTGACCTTACTCGGATGCGGCATACACCAAATGATGAAACTTGGTCGTCTTTGTTGATTGCAGTCGATTAAGTTTCTGGCCACCGCCGACACTGTCGTCAGGAGAGTCAAATCCCTGAACAGCAAGTTCTTCCACGTAGCTGTCGTGGGATGCAAGAGATTCCATGGCAGTAATATAAGGATCCATGCACCTTCCAATAGCCCCAACACCGACGGAATCCACATAGAACGTAGCTCGGATGTCACCATATGTAACTCGGTGATCGCTACAGGAGATGACTGCATCTCGATAGGGCAGGGCAACGTGCATGTGCGAATCAGCAGAATCACCTGCGGTCCAGGGCATGGAATCAGGTAGTGCTCCAACGTGAAACAGAGCTATGCGAATACATAGGTAACGCTGACGAcacaatcttcttcttcctcggtgATGATTCAGTGTTGGGAGTTTGGGAAGATACCGCGATGAGGGCGATGTCAGAGGGCTGGTCGTGAGAGACAGCACCATTTCTGGGACGACAAACGGGATAAGGATCAAGACATGGCAGAACTCTCCGGGAAGCAGCTCCGCTACGAACATGACGTTCAAGAACATAAGCATGAAGGGCGTGGCCAA
Coding sequences:
- the LOC135593895 gene encoding exopolygalacturonase-like; translation: MKLFLLLPFICCYSIADAQCRSGVSSGTFNVLHYGARANGFSDDSKAFMAAWKAACAASGNVKLHIPRGKYLVGPVKFDGPCRNVHSITVYMQGYLKASTDLSKYVEGDDWIQFGHVDKLNLTGGGTFDGQGAVSWPFNKCPRKKNCRVLPTSIKFLATADTVVRRVKSLNSKFFHVAVVGCKRFHGSNIRIHAPSNSPNTDGIHIERSSDVTICNSVIATGDDCISIGQGNVHVRISRITCGPGHGISVGSLGRYRDEGDVRGLVVRDSTISGTTNGIRIKTWQNSPGSSSATNMTFKNISMKGVANPIIIDQMYCPYVSCPSQAPSRVKISDIFFRDIRGTSATPVAVTLKCSRGAPCRNVNLHNVHLRYTGGAAATAECWNVKARYSGIQMPAPCH